Proteins from a genomic interval of Quercus robur chromosome 9, dhQueRobu3.1, whole genome shotgun sequence:
- the LOC126699814 gene encoding disease resistance protein RUN1-like: MSIQDVCHGVSVIENRLCHKRILLILDDVNQLDQINKLAEKRIWFGSGSRVIITTRDRHLLEILEVEEIFDIEGLNYNEALHLLSLKAFKKVHPPKDYIEVSKDIVYYANGLPLAIEILGSFLFSRSIDKWKSILNKLKEFPNNEILKVLKISFDGLDEVEKEIFLHIVCFFNHKIKNDVVKILAYLHLSPNVGMEVLVEKSLIKVCGNRLWMHDLLQQMGRDIVYQECPKEPGKRSKLWSFRDINNVLTNNKTKTTVKGACSLTGLNLSDCNLKVISDDIGSLFSLELLDLSRNDFVCLPESIIQLSKLKWVVLDNCTSLRSLPKLPLNIESIYAEGIGCVDYVVSELVEWIMWALN, encoded by the exons ATGAGTATACAAGATGTTTGTCATGGAGTTTCAGTGATCGAGAATAGGTTATGTCATAAAAGAATTCTTCTCATTCTTGATGATGTAAATCAATTAGACCAAATAAATAAGTTAGCTGAGAAGCGTATTTGGTTTGGTTCAGGTAGTAGAGTTATCATAACAACAAGGGATAGACATTTACTAGAAATACTTGAAGTAGAAGAAATATTTGACATTGAAGGATTGAATTATAATGAAGCTCTTCATCTTTTGAGTTTGAAAGCTTTTAAAAAAGTCCATCCTCCCAAGGATTATATAGAGGTATCCAAAGATATTGTGTATTATGCTAATGGTCTTCCTTTAGCTATTGAGATTTTGGGTTCTTTTTTGTTCAGTAGAAGTATTGATAAATGGAAAAGTATATTAAATAAGCTTAAAGAATTTCCTAATAATGAAATTCTCAAAGTacttaaaataagttttgatggaCTTGATGAGGTAGAGAAGGAAATATTCCTACACATTGTGTGTTTCTTTAATCATAAGATCAAAAATGATGTAGTAAAAATACTAGCTTATCTTCACCTTTCCCCTAATGTTGGAATGGAGGTTCTTGTTGAGAAATCTCTCATAAAAGTTTGTGGCAATAGAttgtggatgcatgatttaCTACAACAAATGGGTAGGGATATAGTTTATCAAGAGTGCCCTAAAGAACCTGGAAAGCGTAGCAAACTATGGTCATTTCGGGACATTAACAATGTACTCACAAATAATAAG ACAAAAACTACAGTAAAGG GTGCATGTTCTTTGACCGGCTTGAACTTAAGCGATTGCAATCTCAAGGTAATATCTGATGATATTGGTTCCTTATTCTCTTTAGAACTTTTGGATCTAAGCAGAAATGATTTTGTTTGCCTTCCGGAAAGCATCATTCAACTTTCGAAATTGAAATGGGTGGTGTTGGATAATTGCACTAGTCTTCGATCATTGCCAAAGCTTCCATTGAATATTGAATCCATTTATGCCGAAG GAATTGGTTGTGTGGATTATGTGGTCTCT GAATTGGTTGAGTGGATTATGTGGGCTCTGAATTGA